In bacterium, a single window of DNA contains:
- a CDS encoding 2-oxo acid dehydrogenase subunit E2 produces the protein MFSKKFKKLKNPSSWRRLSIANWDAANDPTVYGVLEYDFTKGLEFIKKVNETQNIKISPTHFVAKAMALTLARYPDINGIIRFGQIYLRDTVDMFLQVAVPGQDSTEKPDLSGALIRECDKKSFKQISEELKTKSELIRSKNDPEFKDTIKLMDLVPPIFLKPLLKLLTFILYDIGMPIPAIGLKEDPFGSAMVTSVGMWNVPPGFPPIVPISRVPLLACVGAVAKKPWVVDDKIEIRPILQINVTFDHRFIDGFTGSRMIHFINEIFEKPEEYLESDK, from the coding sequence ATGTTTTCAAAAAAATTTAAAAAACTAAAAAATCCTTCCAGCTGGCGCCGTCTTTCTATTGCCAATTGGGATGCTGCAAACGACCCCACGGTGTACGGCGTATTAGAATATGATTTTACCAAAGGTTTAGAGTTCATTAAAAAAGTAAACGAAACCCAAAATATTAAAATTTCCCCTACACATTTTGTGGCTAAAGCCATGGCGTTAACGCTAGCGCGCTATCCCGATATCAATGGCATTATCCGCTTTGGCCAAATTTATCTGCGCGATACGGTAGATATGTTTTTACAAGTGGCTGTTCCAGGCCAAGATTCTACCGAAAAACCCGATTTATCCGGGGCGTTAATTCGCGAATGCGATAAAAAATCATTCAAACAAATCAGTGAAGAATTAAAAACAAAAAGCGAGCTTATCCGTAGTAAAAACGATCCTGAATTTAAAGACACAATTAAGCTCATGGATTTAGTGCCCCCCATTTTTCTAAAACCCTTGCTCAAACTGCTTACTTTTATTTTGTATGATATAGGGATGCCCATCCCCGCCATCGGCTTAAAAGAAGACCCGTTTGGTTCGGCCATGGTCACCAGTGTGGGCATGTGGAATGTACCACCGGGTTTTCCACCCATTGTTCCTATCTCACGCGTACCTCTGCTTGCTTGTGTAGGCGCTGTGGCTAAAAAACCCTGGGTGGTAGATGATAAAATCGAAATCCGCCCTATTCTGCAGATTAATGTAACGTTCGATCACCGCTTTATTGATGGTTTTACGGGATCACGCATGATTCATTTTATTAATGAAATTTTTGAAAAACCGGAGGAGTATTTAGAGTCTGACAAATAA
- a CDS encoding response regulator: protein MNILVVDDSKAMRMIVLRNLKQAGFENHNFIEAENGKDALAKINASPPDLILSDWNMPEMKGIELLQELKKAGKAIKFGFVTSESTDEIKNLAKENGALFVITKPFTAETFKMTLEGIVK from the coding sequence ATGAACATACTTGTTGTAGATGATAGTAAAGCCATGCGCATGATAGTGTTGCGCAACTTAAAACAAGCCGGCTTTGAAAATCATAATTTTATAGAAGCCGAAAATGGCAAAGATGCATTAGCCAAAATTAACGCCTCCCCTCCCGACCTCATCTTATCGGACTGGAACATGCCTGAGATGAAAGGCATTGAACTGTTGCAAGAGCTTAAAAAAGCCGGCAAAGCCATTAAATTTGGTTTTGTTACCTCAGAATCTACCGACGAAATTAAAAATTTGGCCAAAGAAAATGGGGCATTATTTGTGATTACAAAACCTTTTACGGCCGAAACTTTTAAAATGACCTTAGAAGGGATTGTAAAATGA
- a CDS encoding patatin-like phospholipase family protein, producing MPKPSSSLGLVLSGGGARGAYEAGVLYYIRTQLDKQLPKPVNFDVLCGSSVGAINSIYMAATAENPAFQGKMLHQLWKDLKQENVYCRNLKAMGTLVGKTVKNITHNLLGVTQNKLEHKLGSLSHFKGILDTSPLKPYINKLVDFRSIGKNIKNGHLSAISLTATNVSTGRMELFIQKRSNLRYTGEYPHQLTELAAEHALASAAIPIIFPPVQVRGTYYTDGGLKLNTPMSPAIQLGANKILIVGLHHRYQAGETIPTLVPPNQYPSLGQLVGQVMNALFVDRIQYDIEQLTRINRIVEWSEKVYGKNYIDKINSMLLREGIKGDVANRGLKKLKVFELSPSHDISEIFSEWFQHRSEQDKSFTFFEKILLRALDIDPIAGVDILSYLAFVPGYIKLLLELGYQDAKVHKEELIEFLAD from the coding sequence ATGCCTAAACCGTCATCATCGCTGGGTCTTGTGCTTTCGGGCGGAGGAGCTCGGGGCGCCTATGAGGCCGGGGTTTTGTATTACATCCGCACGCAGCTCGATAAACAGCTGCCTAAACCTGTCAATTTTGATGTTCTTTGTGGTTCATCTGTAGGCGCTATCAATTCAATATATATGGCCGCAACAGCTGAAAACCCGGCTTTTCAAGGTAAGATGCTGCACCAGTTATGGAAGGATTTAAAGCAGGAAAATGTGTACTGCCGCAATTTAAAGGCTATGGGTACACTGGTGGGCAAAACGGTAAAAAACATCACACACAATTTGTTGGGGGTAACTCAAAATAAGTTAGAGCATAAACTGGGGAGTTTAAGTCATTTTAAAGGTATTTTAGACACATCACCCCTAAAGCCCTATATCAATAAATTGGTTGATTTTAGGAGTATTGGTAAAAACATTAAAAATGGCCATCTATCGGCTATTAGTTTAACGGCCACCAATGTTTCTACCGGGCGTATGGAGCTTTTTATCCAAAAAAGAAGTAACTTGCGTTATACGGGTGAATACCCACACCAACTTACCGAGCTTGCTGCAGAGCATGCCTTGGCTTCAGCGGCTATTCCCATCATTTTTCCACCGGTGCAGGTAAGGGGCACTTATTATACCGATGGAGGATTGAAGCTTAATACTCCTATGTCGCCGGCTATTCAGCTGGGGGCCAATAAAATTTTAATAGTGGGTTTGCATCACCGGTATCAGGCAGGTGAAACCATTCCTACCCTAGTTCCACCTAATCAATATCCGTCTTTGGGGCAATTGGTAGGGCAGGTGATGAATGCTTTGTTTGTTGATCGTATTCAGTACGATATTGAACAGCTTACCCGTATTAACCGTATTGTAGAATGGAGTGAAAAAGTTTATGGCAAAAACTATATCGACAAAATCAACAGTATGTTGTTGCGGGAGGGTATTAAGGGTGATGTGGCAAACCGAGGCCTTAAGAAATTAAAAGTGTTTGAACTTTCACCGTCCCACGATATCAGTGAAATTTTCTCCGAATGGTTTCAGCACCGTTCTGAACAGGATAAAAGCTTCACCTTTTTTGAAAAAATTCTTCTTCGGGCTTTGGATATTGATCCCATAGCAGGCGTAGATATCCTTAGTTATTTAGCGTTTGTACCGGGATATATTAAACTACTACTTGAACTTGGTTATCAGGATGCCAAAGTTCACAAGGAGGAATTGATTGAATTTTTGGCCGATTAA
- a CDS encoding DUF309 domain-containing protein: MMDLSPDDKRHFLEGISLFNRGKYYEAHEEIEHIWLKNKTDSKLFLQALIIFAGAFCHIQKKRHAPAAKAFQKVVLKLKRYPTPYFGIDLTLIRKNAQEWMTYLKKVREMPSFPQIINAENKD; the protein is encoded by the coding sequence ATGATGGATTTATCGCCCGATGACAAGCGCCATTTTTTAGAGGGGATTTCTCTTTTTAACCGGGGAAAATACTACGAAGCCCACGAAGAAATTGAACATATTTGGCTTAAAAATAAAACAGACTCTAAACTCTTTTTACAAGCGCTCATTATTTTTGCCGGTGCTTTTTGTCATATTCAAAAGAAACGGCATGCTCCGGCGGCTAAAGCTTTTCAAAAAGTTGTCCTAAAACTTAAGAGATACCCTACGCCTTATTTTGGAATTGATCTTACTCTGATTCGTAAAAATGCCCAAGAATGGATGACTTATTTAAAAAAGGTGAGAGAAATGCCGTCTTTTCCTCAAATAATTAATGCTGAAAATAAGGATTAG
- the queF gene encoding preQ(1) synthase: MTTKPQKTLETFDNPNSKRPYQIDFTCPEFTCVCPKTGQPDFATIKISYIPNKKCIELKSLKLYLWSYRNEGAFHEAVTNKILDDLVGACKPRFMEVVGDFYVRGGIHTVVTVRYGKNT; the protein is encoded by the coding sequence ATGACAACTAAACCTCAGAAAACACTAGAAACTTTTGATAATCCCAATAGCAAAAGACCGTATCAAATCGACTTTACCTGCCCAGAATTTACCTGCGTGTGCCCTAAAACCGGCCAGCCCGATTTTGCGACGATTAAGATCAGCTATATCCCCAATAAAAAATGCATCGAGCTTAAATCGCTAAAGCTGTATTTATGGAGTTACCGAAATGAAGGCGCTTTTCACGAGGCCGTCACTAATAAAATTTTGGATGATTTAGTAGGAGCCTGCAAACCCCGTTTTATGGAAGTGGTAGGCGATTTTTATGTACGTGGCGGTATTCATACCGTGGTGACGGTAAGATATGGAAAAAACACTTAA
- the dprA gene encoding DNA-processing protein DprA, which produces MNDLDLMYWLALTQVKGVGPARFFRLIELYGSPKAVFEKRDELLDKTLPAELLTSIKNFAFDPIKRLIEQTRTLGIHIVTFNDEQYPKALQHIAQAPPVLYFKGDLTFLNEGDWLGVVGSREITDYGVKVCRELVRDLVLQGVRIASGFAAGVDIEAHLTCLYQKGKTVGVLGHGLDVMFPSDHKKYVGPLLDNGGALLSEFPIGSEIHPGFFPRRNRIISGLSRGVLVVEANAKSGSLITADYALEEGRDVFAVPGPIFSARSAGCNQLIQKGAKLVTKAQDILDEWKYEVRTLAPRHHFENPEEEVIFKLLGEHILDMDDIIVKTTMPAHTVSRLLTKMEMEGRIRAMPGRRFHAVS; this is translated from the coding sequence GTGAATGATTTAGATCTTATGTATTGGCTGGCCCTCACCCAGGTAAAGGGTGTAGGGCCAGCGCGTTTTTTTAGGCTTATCGAGCTTTATGGTTCGCCAAAAGCCGTGTTTGAAAAGCGCGATGAGCTTCTCGATAAAACTCTTCCTGCCGAACTTTTAACGTCCATTAAAAACTTTGCTTTTGATCCTATAAAACGCCTTATTGAACAAACTCGGACTTTGGGTATTCACATTGTTACGTTTAACGATGAACAATATCCAAAGGCTCTGCAGCATATCGCGCAAGCTCCCCCAGTGTTGTATTTTAAAGGGGACCTCACATTTTTAAACGAGGGCGATTGGTTGGGTGTGGTGGGCTCGCGTGAAATTACCGATTATGGGGTTAAGGTATGTCGCGAACTGGTGCGCGATTTAGTGCTGCAAGGTGTGCGCATTGCATCTGGTTTTGCTGCCGGTGTTGATATAGAAGCGCATCTTACCTGTTTGTACCAAAAAGGAAAAACGGTGGGGGTACTGGGACATGGGCTTGATGTTATGTTTCCTTCCGATCACAAAAAATACGTGGGGCCTCTTTTAGATAATGGAGGCGCGTTGCTTAGCGAATTTCCCATTGGTAGTGAAATTCATCCCGGCTTTTTTCCGCGACGGAATCGGATTATTAGCGGATTATCGCGCGGAGTATTGGTGGTAGAAGCCAATGCCAAAAGTGGTTCTCTTATTACGGCCGATTATGCTTTAGAAGAAGGGCGTGATGTGTTTGCCGTTCCCGGTCCCATTTTTTCGGCGCGTTCTGCCGGATGTAATCAGCTTATTCAAAAAGGGGCCAAACTTGTAACAAAAGCTCAAGATATTTTAGATGAATGGAAGTACGAAGTACGTACCCTGGCGCCGCGGCATCATTTTGAAAACCCGGAAGAAGAAGTTATTTTTAAGCTGTTGGGCGAGCATATTTTAGATATGGACGATATTATTGTAAAAACTACCATGCCGGCGCACACGGTATCGCGTTTACTCACAAAAATGGAAATGGAAGGACGGATAAGGGCCATGCCCGGCCGGCGCTTTCATGCGGTATCATGA
- a CDS encoding chemotaxis protein CheX yields MSTQIVTADWLKALMEGTNELATSTMGLEAYNDPKLHNTVPDGVSGSCLSLAVDTTSVMLAVMATKDGCTQMAKALLGMGPDDALSDSEVADAVGEVINIVAGGVKRIMSSSAQSIQLGLPIFMSGKIECGENQEAAVADFKIGTIPIKLLIIARK; encoded by the coding sequence ATGAGTACACAAATTGTAACCGCCGATTGGCTTAAAGCGTTAATGGAAGGTACTAACGAACTGGCTACCAGTACCATGGGGCTTGAAGCTTATAACGATCCTAAACTCCATAACACAGTTCCTGATGGTGTATCCGGTTCATGCTTATCGTTAGCTGTTGATACCACCTCGGTAATGCTGGCTGTAATGGCCACTAAAGATGGATGCACCCAGATGGCAAAAGCTCTTTTAGGCATGGGTCCGGATGATGCGTTAAGCGATTCTGAAGTGGCCGATGCCGTGGGTGAAGTTATCAATATTGTGGCTGGTGGTGTTAAACGCATCATGAGCAGCAGTGCTCAATCCATTCAGCTGGGATTACCCATTTTTATGAGCGGTAAAATTGAATGCGGCGAAAATCAGGAAGCCGCCGTTGCCGATTTTAAAATTGGAACTATTCCCATTAAATTATTAATTATTGCTCGTAAATAG
- a CDS encoding integration host factor subunit beta, whose translation MNKSQLVDIISEKTKQPRKKAEDVVNLIFDQMTDTLAGGGRIEIRGFGSFVPREYGAYTGRNPRTGESIEVRPKRLPFFKVGKELRDRVDIEEDGSTPEA comes from the coding sequence ATGAATAAGTCGCAACTAGTTGATATTATTTCGGAAAAAACAAAGCAACCGCGTAAGAAGGCCGAAGACGTGGTGAACCTCATTTTTGATCAAATGACTGATACTTTAGCGGGTGGTGGACGTATAGAAATCCGTGGTTTTGGTAGTTTTGTTCCCCGCGAATATGGGGCCTATACAGGCCGTAATCCTCGTACCGGTGAATCTATAGAAGTGCGCCCTAAGCGTTTGCCTTTCTTTAAAGTGGGCAAAGAACTGCGTGATCGTGTGGATATTGAAGAAGATGGTTCCACTCCTGAAGCTTAA
- a CDS encoding NifU family protein, translated as MSDQDIKIMAEPQMDPEKCLFNLEKPLYPNGGSFTFSSKEEAKGSALAEAILNVEQVVSVFISPTSLMVQKQGYDNWRTVGPQIGKAIRETVKSGKDIISPEKFKSLPDVETLKVQVIKVIEERVNPAVASHGGFIELVDVKANDIYIKMGGGCQGCASSTATLKQGVERTLRTEIPSLGQIIDATDHASGANPYFQH; from the coding sequence ATGAGTGATCAAGACATTAAAATAATGGCCGAACCCCAGATGGACCCCGAAAAATGTTTATTCAATCTGGAAAAACCCCTTTATCCTAACGGAGGTTCTTTTACCTTCTCCAGTAAAGAAGAAGCCAAAGGCTCAGCCCTGGCTGAAGCTATTTTGAATGTGGAACAAGTGGTTTCGGTATTCATCTCCCCTACTTCTCTCATGGTGCAAAAGCAAGGTTACGATAACTGGCGCACGGTTGGGCCACAAATTGGTAAAGCCATCCGCGAAACCGTTAAAAGTGGAAAAGATATTATTTCTCCCGAAAAATTTAAAAGCCTGCCCGATGTAGAAACCTTAAAAGTTCAGGTTATTAAAGTGATTGAAGAACGTGTGAACCCCGCTGTTGCCTCGCATGGCGGCTTTATTGAGCTGGTGGATGTAAAAGCCAACGACATTTATATTAAAATGGGTGGTGGTTGCCAGGGTTGTGCATCTTCTACCGCTACTTTAAAGCAAGGTGTTGAACGTACGCTCCGCACCGAGATTCCGTCTTTGGGCCAGATTATTGATGCTACCGATCATGCTTCGGGAGCTAATCCTTATTTTCAGCATTAA
- a CDS encoding HDOD domain-containing protein, whose protein sequence is MITLAQIVSDVKTLPTLPESVARISKAIRNASSEIKDFEKIIMPDPSLTTNLLRLCNSAYFGFTREITSVKQAISLMGINRVYELALSGAFSAVIPPYLLGYNIPSHIFWEHSVAVAIIAEVLGKKIGFPTKDQIFTAGLLHDIGKIILGPHLHLKASNKISYPLLLTDWELQLAGTDHTEVGSLLSQIWNLPESCEEVIRWHHKPTHATESRYEALVQLVSVADSLAHLYGYGHDGFDIYRGVPQELFEKFKLDTNAIDMIAEETRDPINQMKQYFANKAG, encoded by the coding sequence ATGATCACACTGGCCCAAATTGTTTCCGATGTTAAAACACTCCCCACATTGCCCGAATCGGTAGCGCGCATTTCAAAAGCCATACGCAATGCAAGTTCTGAAATAAAAGATTTTGAAAAAATTATCATGCCCGACCCTTCACTTACCACCAACTTGCTTAGATTATGCAATTCGGCTTATTTTGGCTTTACGCGAGAAATTACCTCGGTAAAACAGGCTATTTCTCTAATGGGCATTAACCGTGTTTATGAACTGGCTTTAAGTGGCGCTTTTTCGGCAGTTATTCCCCCTTATTTATTAGGTTATAATATTCCTTCTCATATTTTTTGGGAACATTCTGTTGCGGTAGCTATTATTGCCGAAGTATTAGGCAAAAAAATTGGCTTTCCAACCAAAGATCAAATTTTTACGGCCGGCCTCCTTCACGATATTGGTAAAATTATTTTAGGGCCTCATCTGCATTTAAAAGCAAGCAACAAAATCTCTTATCCACTTCTTCTCACCGATTGGGAATTGCAGTTAGCCGGAACCGACCACACTGAAGTAGGTTCTCTCTTATCTCAAATATGGAATTTACCAGAATCGTGCGAAGAAGTGATCCGGTGGCACCACAAACCTACTCATGCCACAGAATCGCGTTACGAAGCTTTAGTTCAGCTAGTCAGTGTAGCTGATTCTTTGGCGCATTTATACGGTTACGGGCATGACGGCTTTGATATTTACCGTGGTGTACCGCAAGAATTATTTGAAAAATTTAAATTAGATACAAATGCTATTGATATGATTGCCGAAGAAACTCGGGATCCCATCAATCAGATGAAGCAGTATTTTGCGAACAAGGCAGGATAA
- the cobA gene encoding uroporphyrinogen-III C-methyltransferase, whose product MKKTGTVYLVGAGPGDTSLLTLRGCELLKKADVVLYDYLANPALLNFTSEKCKKIYVGKKGSDKNPGLQESIQDELLACAKKYKTVVRLKGGDSFIFGRGGEEAEFLKQNKIPFEIIPGVSSISSVPAYAGIPLTHRDFASNFCVLTGHCADNNQKQIPWPHVASFDTVVILMATAHLNENLSHLMNAGKSPATPAALISWGSYPHQKTVVSTLQHLARDAAQIKPPAVVVVGEVVSLRDKLKWFEEKPLFGKKVLITRAGHQNSQLAYKLSALGAQVLDVPLIKVVPQKSKIKNIDRYDWLVLTSANAVEHFFKHVHDARDLAHVKIAVIGSATAETLKTYGLKADLMPKKFVAEGLIDAFKKKRINRKKILIPRAQDGREELVEGLKALKNKVDTVTLYKTLPETKNKEALLEALNKNPDWTLFLSSSSVHAFYKMVSCYNGPIACLGPVTAKTARSYGLKVDVVAKDSVTDSLIKALF is encoded by the coding sequence ATGAAAAAAACCGGAACAGTGTATTTGGTAGGCGCTGGGCCTGGTGATACAAGTTTGCTTACTCTAAGAGGTTGTGAGCTTTTAAAAAAGGCAGATGTGGTGTTGTATGATTATTTGGCTAATCCCGCACTTCTTAATTTTACCTCGGAAAAATGTAAAAAAATATATGTGGGTAAAAAAGGAAGCGACAAGAATCCCGGCTTGCAAGAAAGTATTCAGGATGAGCTATTAGCCTGTGCTAAAAAATATAAAACGGTTGTACGTTTAAAAGGTGGTGACTCGTTTATTTTTGGCCGTGGTGGGGAAGAAGCAGAGTTTTTAAAGCAAAATAAAATTCCTTTTGAAATTATTCCGGGAGTTTCGTCTATCAGTTCTGTTCCGGCCTATGCGGGTATTCCGCTTACGCATCGTGATTTTGCCTCTAACTTTTGTGTGCTGACCGGGCATTGTGCCGATAATAATCAAAAGCAAATCCCGTGGCCCCATGTAGCCTCGTTTGATACGGTTGTTATTTTGATGGCCACGGCGCATCTGAATGAGAATCTTTCTCATCTTATGAATGCTGGCAAATCTCCCGCAACACCGGCCGCGCTCATTTCATGGGGTTCATACCCGCATCAAAAAACGGTAGTGTCTACACTTCAACATTTAGCTCGTGATGCCGCACAGATAAAACCTCCTGCCGTGGTGGTGGTAGGCGAGGTTGTAAGTTTACGAGACAAGCTTAAATGGTTTGAAGAAAAGCCTCTTTTTGGTAAAAAAGTTTTGATTACCCGTGCTGGGCATCAAAACTCTCAGCTTGCATATAAATTATCCGCATTAGGTGCTCAAGTTTTAGACGTGCCTCTTATTAAAGTGGTTCCTCAAAAAAGTAAGATTAAAAATATTGATCGCTATGATTGGCTGGTTTTAACCAGTGCCAATGCGGTAGAACACTTTTTTAAGCATGTTCACGATGCACGTGACTTGGCTCACGTCAAGATTGCCGTGATTGGTAGTGCTACTGCAGAAACACTCAAAACTTATGGCTTAAAAGCTGACCTCATGCCTAAAAAATTTGTAGCTGAAGGGTTGATTGATGCTTTTAAAAAGAAAAGGATTAATCGCAAGAAAATTCTTATTCCACGCGCTCAAGATGGACGTGAAGAGTTGGTAGAAGGCTTAAAGGCACTTAAAAATAAAGTCGATACTGTTACCTTATACAAGACTCTCCCGGAAACAAAAAATAAAGAGGCTCTTCTCGAGGCTTTGAATAAAAATCCCGATTGGACACTATTTTTAAGCTCTTCCAGTGTACATGCTTTTTATAAAATGGTTTCTTGTTATAATGGACCTATCGCTTGTTTAGGCCCCGTTACCGCCAAAACGGCGCGGTCTTATGGTCTTAAAGTGGATGTGGTGGCGAAAGATAGTGTGACGGATTCGTTGATAAAAGCGCTTTTCTAG